The Erigeron canadensis isolate Cc75 chromosome 1, C_canadensis_v1, whole genome shotgun sequence genome segment ttttatttgCTTCTTTTTAAAGATTCGACTCCCGCGTTTTTTTTAGTGATAATTTATGTTTTAGGTCCTTGTACTTGTGAATCATTTATAACTggttaaaaatttaaacaaaaacaataataaaaataaataaagatttgtTCCAATTTGAGTGACAGGTCCATTTTTATAAACAcgttttccctttttttttgaagtttattttggtaatattttcatttttatgacTGTTTGTATGttgcttttttcttttatcatctCATACAATTATAAAATATAGAATTGAATATTATGATTATATTCTATAGAAAAAAGAGTATAACCATTACATTACAAGGATCAATATTATCTATGAGCCATGACTTATGGAATCTAATGTTGTTTATTAAGGCTTATAGAATAGGTGAGGTAAAATATAGacaaattatttttatctaatataaaaaaaagttattttacgGAAAATTTTCTTATTTGTAAAAAGTAAAAGATCAAATATTTAACTTTTGTCTTTAAAAGCAAAAGTTATACCACTTAATGTCTTGCACGAAACAAGAAAAGAAGCTTGATCTTGTCGAATTTATCGATTAAATTACTCGTATATCATTAAAAtgtttctatttatatatagtgtCACTTTCTAACTAATTGCAAGTTTATATTCGACTTGTTTGACTGCTCAAGCCATTAAACGTTTAGTATGTTGCATGATGAATGAAGCCCTTATTTAAcacacaaaattttttttttttcatataaaaaaccCACCTCTAAATTTTATTTAACCAAAGCCCTTAggtattaatttgtttattaaaatccatttaaaaaatcaaatatgctATCCGTATTATTGATTTATTCGAATTTGATATTCTACAATGATAATAAATACCAGATATTTGTAGTTGTCAATTTAAATAAACTATTGGATTAGAATAAACAATATTGCATTAACATGAAAGAATACATGTTATTAACTTTGTTACAAATACATGTTATTAACTTTGTTACAGCCTTACAGGCTAAATTAAAGTAAAccatttgatgattttaatttCTTCCAACAAATAAATTAAGACCACCGCAATTCATATGTTGCACTGTAAATTGAACGAATAATagtaaaaagaatttattttatttgttggcTCCAAGATGGCACAAAAGGATGACATCATCCGAAAGCGTAATGAGAGAAATAACTCAAAATTTAGAGCGTTACGGGCGTTTATTACATTTTTCATGCGCAAATCCCATTCTATTATGGTTACTCTTTTAGTCCCttaagtttgttttttctttttcttttaatggtCTTTCCCCTGAAGTTTGGGTGCTACAAGTTTTTTCAATGTGATTTTGTTCCCTAACAAGTTGGAAACCACTATAGAGAGGACCACTAGTTGTGGTCCTAAATAAAGAAGTTTAATTAAGTGCAACAAAATGTCTTAGGTGGTTGAGACGTTGTTTCATTCGTTCACTAATCAGATATTGAATGTTAAAGAATGTAGTGTCTAACAACGACAAGAAGACACGTGTCGAAATCAATGCAGAAGAAATGTACATAATGATATCTTCATAAATCAGTGAACTTTTCATTGGCGTGTGGTAATAATCAGATCGAATCAcccttaactttataaattaacaGGATGCCTGAATGGTCCCTTTATTGTGCAGATAGATAGAAGTGGGCAGTGCCCATGaagttggaaaaagaaaaatctgGTAATTAAGTGCCTCTCTCCTAGAAACACATAGATATATACATCATGCCTCATTGCCCACTTTAGGTTGTCATTTTCGTGGGTTCTTTATATAATCATAGTGCTTATGAAGTCCTTTTTAAAATACTACTGTATTGCGTTAGATAGCTGTCTGTCCTGTTACTAATGCGTTCAATTATGCGATAGATGTCAACTAATTTTTCCAAATCCTGGCATTAAGTTTTAAGAATGCAGGCCACATAAATCTATGGCGAAAACCTGCTCATTTAGATATATCAATCTATAGATGTGCGTTAACAGAATACATTATGCTTAATTCTTGGTATTTATTCAAGACTGACATtttatttgatcatatataaCTTTCTGAAATAGTTCTTTGTCCTCCTTACACATATACTAATAAAAACACAAAGATTAACCACACAACAAAATAAGCTACACATGTGATGTTGGCTAGCTTAACTAGCTACGTATACTACTACAGATTTACGTATAAAGATGTATAGATAGTGCATCCTTATGATGATGCAGTTTTAGTTAAGCAAGCTGAATAGCAGTGTCATAAGTAGCCCCGGCCTTCCACTCACTAGAAATCAAATTCTTAAGCTCAACCCATTTGGAACCACTCACTTGAAATCTCAAGGTTATAGCTCCCTCTGGTGGCATCGGCATGTCCCATACAGCTCCATACGCCCTTCTCATAGCCCTCCATTCTTTGCAATCCTCCTGAGtataataaattgatataattgTTAATTGTATATACAAAGGTATTAGATGTTTCTTTTAAGACCAACTTGGATATGTATGAGATGATATGCATTGTGTTaatataaatgggtcaaattggtTGAACCGGTCAAAGGAGGTCAGAATGAGAGATAGAGAACCCAAAGTCtaattttaatgcatacaaccttTCAACCTCTAAAATTTTAAGATATTATGGTAATAAAAGTTATCTTTCAATGATTGTTACGTGCtactttttatttacaaaaaggTCAAAATTGAACGTTTGTAGCGTTGGTCAACCCAACCTAACATTCTCATCTCTACCATACTAATAATGACTTGTTTAAATTCAAATacattacccaacccgcccataTTGCCACTTTTAGAATTAGTAGAGGGAGTTTTAGCTTTACCCGCCATATTTCAACTGCTGTGATTTCACTGACACCTGATTGGTATATGGGGATCAGGGCAAGGTACGTGGGGAATTTACTGTGTTCGTGAACTTTGAACATGAGGTTATAGCCTGGATACTGGCAAGGAATCTGTTTGTATTCGACTTCAACCACCCCGTATGAAAATAATACTTTTTCCTGTCCTGGAAGAGCAAGCTTATTGTAGGCACGAGCACTAAGGATAAAGTCTGTCTTGTCTCCTTCACCATGGTCGGTCACCACCACTTTTGTCCCTTCTTCACTGCAATGTGTTGCATACTTGCATCTAACCTGAAAAGTATCATAAAGGCCAACCATAATAGTAAGGTCAACATTACATAGCAATTGTAAAAAAAGAATCCACTATTTTAAGTTGAAGATATAGAAATAATAAGTTTGTGCACACCTAAGGGAGTCCAGATCAAATTCATttgtacatttttatatatgtcaaGAAGAGCTATGATCTTAATGATGTTATGCTTACCTGATAACATGCTCCACAACCACTACCATTCTTGAAGAGCTTATAAGAGGCTCCACTCACTTCACCACCATTGATGGTGCTTCCATAAGTTTTATACCCACAAGCACCAGCTGACACATTACAACATTAATATCACGGGTTAGAGCAAAAacaagatttaaaaaaatgaaacaaatagaCATAAGAGATAAGTGTATACTTGGAGTCCCATAGCATTCAGGGCTACCATAGTAAGTTGCTCTAGAGGATACATAAGCATCTTGACAGTAGCATAGTGAAGGTAAAAGTATCATAATTACACACATAAGAGCATTAATATAGCTATTTAGTGTTAAGCCCATAACTTAGCTTTTGTTttcacaaaaatatttatgatgaGATATAAGAGTGTTAAAAGAAAGATGTGGGATGTGAAACTCACCATGGAAAGAAACCATATTTATAGTTGAGGTAATGAGGGTTGGTGAAATG includes the following:
- the LOC122585137 gene encoding expansin-like B1, with the protein product MGLTLNSYINALMCVIMILLPSLCYCQDAYVSSRATYYGSPECYGTPTGACGYKTYGSTINGGEVSGASYKLFKNGSGCGACYQVRCKYATHCSEEGTKVVVTDHGEGDKTDFILSARAYNKLALPGQEKVLFSYGVVEVEYKQIPCQYPGYNLMFKVHEHSKFPTYLALIPIYQSGVSEITAVEIWREDCKEWRAMRRAYGAVWDMPMPPEGAITLRFQVSGSKWVELKNLISSEWKAGATYDTAIQLA